Proteins from one Comamonas flocculans genomic window:
- the nusA gene encoding transcription termination factor NusA, which produces MNRELLMLIEAISREKSVDHEIVLGAVESALAQATKKLYEGEVDIRVALDQETGDYQTFRRWLVVPDDAGLQNPDAEELLMDAQERVPGIEVGEYIEEPVDSVPIGRIGAMAAKQVILQKIRDAERETLLNDFMSRGDRIFSGTVKRMDKGDIIVESGRVEGRLRRGEMIPKENLRTGDRVRAMIMEVDLTLRGAPILLSRSAPEFMIELFRGEVPEIEQGLLEIKSCARDAGSRAKIAVLSHDKRVDPIGTCVGVRGTRVNAVSNELAGERVDIVLWSEDPAQFVIGALAPANVQSIVVDEEKHAMDVVVDEENLAIAIGRGGQNVRLASDLTGWKINIMDAAESAQKEADETSAARELFMQRLDVDEEIADILIREGFENLEEVAYVPLQEMLDIEGFDEDLVEELRTRAKDALLTMQIAREQVVGKVSEDLRELEGLTTELIVKLAAGGVTTRDELADLAVDELMELTGQSDEDAKALIMKAREHWFAAGDE; this is translated from the coding sequence ATGAATCGCGAGTTGTTGATGCTGATTGAAGCGATTTCGCGCGAAAAGAGCGTGGATCACGAGATAGTTCTGGGGGCAGTGGAGTCGGCGCTGGCCCAGGCCACGAAGAAACTCTACGAGGGCGAAGTGGACATCCGCGTCGCCCTGGACCAGGAAACCGGTGACTACCAGACCTTCCGCCGCTGGCTGGTGGTGCCCGACGACGCCGGGCTGCAGAACCCCGACGCCGAAGAGCTGCTCATGGACGCGCAGGAGCGCGTACCCGGCATCGAGGTGGGCGAATACATCGAAGAGCCCGTCGACTCCGTGCCGATCGGGCGCATCGGCGCGATGGCGGCCAAGCAGGTCATCCTGCAGAAGATTCGCGACGCCGAGCGCGAGACCCTGCTCAACGACTTCATGAGCCGCGGCGACAGGATCTTCTCGGGCACCGTCAAGCGCATGGACAAGGGCGACATCATCGTCGAGAGCGGCCGCGTCGAGGGGCGCCTGCGCCGCGGCGAGATGATTCCGAAGGAAAACCTGCGCACCGGCGACCGCGTGCGCGCGATGATCATGGAGGTGGACCTGACGCTGCGCGGCGCGCCCATCCTGCTGTCGCGCTCGGCACCCGAATTCATGATCGAGCTGTTTCGGGGCGAGGTGCCAGAGATCGAGCAGGGCCTGCTGGAGATCAAGAGCTGCGCGCGCGACGCGGGCAGCCGCGCCAAGATCGCGGTGCTCTCGCACGACAAGCGCGTGGACCCGATCGGTACCTGCGTGGGAGTGCGCGGCACCCGCGTGAACGCGGTGAGCAACGAGCTGGCCGGCGAGCGCGTGGACATCGTGCTCTGGAGCGAAGACCCGGCGCAGTTCGTCATCGGGGCGCTTGCGCCGGCCAATGTGCAGTCCATCGTGGTGGACGAGGAAAAGCACGCGATGGACGTCGTGGTGGACGAGGAAAACCTGGCCATCGCCATAGGCCGCGGCGGGCAGAACGTGCGCCTGGCCTCGGACCTCACCGGCTGGAAGATCAACATCATGGATGCGGCCGAATCGGCCCAGAAAGAGGCCGACGAAACCAGCGCCGCGCGCGAGCTCTTCATGCAAAGGCTGGACGTGGACGAGGAAATCGCCGACATCCTGATCCGCGAGGGCTTCGAAAACCTCGAGGAAGTGGCCTACGTGCCGCTGCAGGAGATGCTGGACATCGAAGGCTTTGACGAAGACCTCGTCGAAGAGCTGCGCACCCGCGCCAAGGACGCGCTGCTGACCATGCAGATCGCCCGCGAACAGGTGGTGGGCAAGGTCAGCGAAGACCTGCGCGAGCTCGAAGGCCTGACCACCGAGCTGATCGTCAAGCTCGCCGCCGGCGGCGTGACCACGCGCGACGAGCTGGCTGACCTGGCGGTCGATGAACTGATGGAACTCACTGGCCAAAGCGACGAAGACGCCAAGGCCTTGATCATGAAAGCCCGTGAGCACTGGTTTGCAGCGGGTGATGAATAA
- the infB gene encoding translation initiation factor IF-2, translating into MSSITVAEFAAELKKTPETLLSQLRSAGVAKKSATDTVSEADKQQLLDHLRAAHGTEVKERRKITLVKRSTSEIRQSDATGKARTIQVEVRKKRTFIKREEAPEAAAEAAEAAAAASVVDDAEQARRAAEAERQAALLRQQEADGSLSQRERDERARKEREAEERAAAYLAEQRERKAREKAEEEAARQQASRQAAERKEEQAQAEQEAAAEAQARAAEEAGRAEDQEERRRRAQAEAEAIRAMLAAPKKVLVAKKPEEARHGKDKDAAAKGDAKKGTLHKTAGTAAPSTSKEVKSSKLSSSWAGESEKRKGIKTRGDSSGGVGGNRWRAGGGRGSRRGGAREERHQPQAPVEFRALEVHVPETITVAELAHKMAVKASEVIKVLMKMGQMVTINQPLDQDTAMIIVEEMGHTAIVAALDDPEAFTAEEVSSHDAEALPRAPVVTVMGHVDHGKTSLLDYIRRTKVATGEAGGITQHIGAYHVKTPRGIVTFLDTPGHEAFTAMRARGAQATDIVILVVAADDGVMPQTREAIKHARAAKVPLVVAITKSDKPEANPERVKQELVAQEVVPEEYGGDAPFIAVSSKTGMGIDDLLEYVLLQAEVLELKAPVDAMAKGLVIEAQLDKGRGPVATVLVQSGTLKVGDVVLAGQTFGRVRAMGDENGKAIKEAGPSIPVEIQGLSEVPQAGDEFMVLGDERRAREIATYRAGKFRNTKLARQQAAKLENVFAEMQAGEVQHLPIIVKADVQGSQEALAQSLLKLSTDEIKVQLVYAGVGGISESDVNLALASKAIVIGFNVRADANARKTAEMNGVDLRYYNIIYDAVDELKAAMSGMLAPEQREEALGTAEIRTVFVATKIGTIAGSYITSGQVTRGCKFRLLREHVVIYTGEVESVRRLKDDVKEVKEGFECGIKLRNYTDIKEGDELEFFEVKEVARTL; encoded by the coding sequence ATGTCGAGCATTACCGTCGCCGAGTTTGCCGCTGAACTCAAGAAAACGCCCGAAACCCTGCTGTCTCAGCTGCGCTCCGCCGGGGTGGCCAAGAAGTCTGCCACCGACACCGTGAGCGAGGCGGACAAGCAGCAGTTGCTGGACCACCTGCGCGCAGCGCATGGCACCGAAGTCAAGGAGCGGCGCAAGATCACCCTGGTCAAGCGCTCCACCAGCGAAATCCGCCAGTCCGACGCCACGGGCAAGGCGCGCACCATCCAGGTGGAGGTGCGCAAGAAGCGCACCTTCATCAAGCGCGAAGAAGCGCCCGAGGCCGCCGCTGAAGCCGCCGAGGCGGCGGCAGCCGCTTCCGTGGTGGACGACGCCGAGCAGGCGCGCCGCGCCGCCGAGGCCGAGCGCCAAGCGGCCCTGCTGCGCCAGCAGGAGGCCGACGGCAGCCTGAGCCAGCGCGAGCGTGACGAGCGCGCCCGCAAGGAGCGCGAGGCCGAAGAGCGCGCCGCCGCCTACCTGGCCGAGCAGCGTGAGCGCAAGGCCCGCGAGAAGGCCGAGGAAGAGGCCGCGCGCCAGCAGGCCTCGCGTCAGGCGGCCGAGCGCAAGGAAGAACAGGCCCAGGCCGAGCAGGAAGCGGCCGCCGAGGCCCAGGCCCGCGCCGCCGAGGAAGCCGGGCGTGCCGAGGACCAGGAAGAGCGTCGTCGCCGCGCCCAGGCCGAGGCCGAAGCCATCCGCGCGATGCTGGCCGCGCCCAAGAAGGTGCTGGTGGCCAAGAAGCCCGAGGAGGCGCGCCACGGCAAGGACAAGGACGCCGCCGCCAAGGGCGACGCCAAGAAGGGCACGCTGCACAAGACGGCGGGTACGGCCGCGCCCTCGACCAGCAAGGAGGTCAAGTCCTCCAAGCTCTCTTCGAGCTGGGCCGGCGAGAGCGAGAAGCGCAAGGGCATCAAGACCCGCGGCGACAGCTCGGGCGGCGTCGGTGGCAACCGCTGGCGCGCGGGCGGCGGACGCGGCAGCCGCAGGGGCGGCGCTCGCGAGGAACGCCACCAGCCGCAGGCGCCGGTGGAATTTCGCGCGCTCGAGGTGCATGTGCCCGAAACCATCACGGTGGCGGAGCTGGCGCACAAGATGGCCGTCAAGGCCTCCGAAGTCATCAAGGTGCTCATGAAGATGGGCCAGATGGTCACGATCAACCAGCCGCTGGACCAGGACACCGCGATGATCATCGTCGAGGAAATGGGCCATACCGCCATCGTCGCGGCGCTGGACGACCCCGAGGCCTTCACCGCAGAGGAAGTCTCCAGCCACGACGCCGAAGCCCTGCCGCGCGCCCCCGTGGTTACCGTGATGGGCCACGTGGACCACGGCAAGACCTCGCTGCTGGACTACATCCGCCGCACCAAGGTCGCCACGGGCGAGGCCGGCGGCATCACCCAGCACATCGGCGCCTACCACGTGAAGACGCCGCGCGGCATCGTCACCTTCCTCGATACCCCGGGCCACGAGGCCTTCACCGCCATGCGTGCCCGCGGCGCGCAGGCGACCGACATCGTGATTCTGGTGGTGGCCGCCGACGACGGCGTGATGCCCCAGACCAGGGAAGCCATCAAGCATGCGCGCGCCGCCAAGGTGCCGCTGGTGGTGGCCATCACCAAGTCCGACAAACCCGAGGCCAACCCGGAGCGCGTCAAGCAGGAGCTGGTGGCGCAGGAGGTGGTGCCCGAGGAATACGGCGGCGACGCGCCTTTCATCGCGGTGTCGAGCAAGACCGGCATGGGCATAGACGACCTGCTGGAATACGTGCTGCTGCAGGCCGAGGTGCTGGAGCTCAAGGCCCCGGTCGATGCCATGGCCAAGGGCCTGGTGATCGAGGCGCAGCTGGACAAGGGCCGCGGCCCCGTGGCCACCGTGCTGGTGCAGTCGGGCACGCTCAAGGTTGGCGACGTGGTGCTGGCCGGCCAGACCTTTGGCCGCGTGCGCGCCATGGGCGACGAGAACGGCAAGGCCATCAAGGAAGCCGGTCCCTCCATCCCGGTGGAAATCCAGGGCCTTTCGGAAGTGCCGCAGGCGGGCGACGAGTTCATGGTGCTGGGCGACGAGCGCCGCGCACGCGAGATTGCCACCTACCGCGCCGGCAAGTTCCGCAACACCAAGCTGGCCAGGCAGCAGGCGGCCAAGCTGGAAAACGTCTTTGCCGAGATGCAGGCGGGCGAGGTGCAGCACCTGCCCATCATCGTCAAGGCCGACGTGCAAGGCTCGCAGGAAGCGCTGGCGCAGTCGCTGCTCAAGCTCTCCACCGACGAGATCAAGGTGCAGCTGGTCTATGCCGGCGTGGGTGGCATCAGCGAGTCCGACGTGAACCTGGCGCTGGCTTCCAAGGCCATCGTCATCGGCTTCAACGTGCGCGCCGACGCCAATGCGCGCAAGACGGCCGAGATGAACGGCGTGGATCTGCGCTACTACAACATCATCTACGACGCGGTGGATGAGCTCAAGGCGGCGATGTCCGGCATGCTCGCGCCCGAACAGCGCGAGGAAGCGCTGGGCACGGCCGAGATCCGCACGGTGTTCGTGGCGACCAAGATCGGCACGATTGCCGGTTCCTACATCACCTCGGGCCAGGTCACGCGCGGCTGCAAGTTCCGCCTGCTGCGCGAGCATGTGGTGATCTACACCGGCGAGGTGGAGTCGGTGCGCCGCCTCAAGGACGACGTCAAGGAAGTCAAGGAAGGCTTCGAGTGCGGCATCAAGCTGCGCAACTACACCGACATCAAGGAAGGCGACGAGCTCGAATTCTTTGAAGTCAAGGAAGTGGCGCGCACGCTGTAA
- a CDS encoding RnfH family protein, producing the protein MAEATIRVVVVTSAAPRQTQTWTLDLPTGATLAEALRACGLQPTDPDYAAGVWGRAQPLDMPLREGDRIDWCRPLRVDPKVARRERFARQGARAAGLFAQRR; encoded by the coding sequence ATGGCTGAAGCGACGATCCGCGTGGTGGTGGTGACCTCGGCCGCGCCGCGCCAGACGCAAACCTGGACGCTGGACCTGCCCACCGGCGCCACGCTGGCCGAGGCGCTGCGCGCCTGTGGCCTGCAACCCACCGATCCCGATTACGCCGCGGGCGTCTGGGGCAGGGCACAGCCGCTCGACATGCCCCTGCGCGAGGGCGATCGCATCGACTGGTGCCGGCCGCTGCGCGTGGACCCCAAGGTGGCGCGGCGCGAGCGGTTCGCGCGCCAGGGCGCGCGCGCCGCAGGCCTGTTCGCGCAGCGGCGCTGA
- the truB gene encoding tRNA pseudouridine(55) synthase TruB — protein sequence MTTAAPRIRVQRRPVHGVLLLDKPLGLSSNQALQKAKWLLRAEKAGHTGTLDPMASGVLPLCFGAATKFSALQLDAPKRYEAVALLGVTTTTGDAEGQVLSRGAVDPGVLAPERLAALARRFTGRIQQVPPMHSALKRDGKALYEYAREGVEVERAPREIEIFELKMAPAPASEAQTAIKIEVLCSKGTYIRTLAEDIGRQLGCGAHLVALRRIETGGIGLERCVTLPAFEALPEAERLARLLPVDTLLAGHERITLEAAEAGRFLSGLRRRGPWPELAAVAVYGEQPAALLGLGHVRAGELVPDRLLSPIEIQQILQEEALSS from the coding sequence ATGACGACGGCTGCCCCTCGCATCCGGGTGCAGCGGCGCCCGGTGCACGGGGTGCTGCTGCTGGACAAACCCCTGGGCCTCTCCAGCAACCAGGCGCTGCAGAAGGCCAAGTGGCTGCTGCGCGCCGAAAAGGCCGGGCATACCGGCACGCTGGACCCCATGGCCAGCGGCGTGCTGCCGCTGTGCTTTGGCGCGGCCACCAAGTTCAGCGCGCTGCAGCTCGATGCGCCCAAGCGCTACGAGGCCGTGGCGCTGCTGGGCGTGACCACCACCACCGGCGATGCCGAGGGCCAGGTGCTCAGCCGCGGCGCGGTGGACCCCGGCGTGCTGGCGCCCGAGCGCCTGGCCGCGCTGGCGCGCCGGTTCACCGGGCGCATCCAGCAAGTGCCGCCGATGCACAGCGCGCTCAAAAGGGACGGCAAGGCACTGTACGAATATGCGCGCGAGGGCGTCGAGGTCGAGCGTGCCCCGCGCGAGATTGAAATATTTGAATTAAAAATGGCTCCAGCGCCTGCCAGTGAAGCGCAAACAGCTATCAAAATAGAGGTTCTTTGCAGCAAAGGCACCTACATCCGCACGCTGGCCGAAGACATCGGCCGGCAGCTTGGCTGCGGCGCCCACCTGGTGGCGCTCAGGCGCATCGAAACCGGCGGCATAGGCCTTGAGCGCTGCGTGACCTTGCCCGCATTTGAGGCCCTGCCCGAGGCCGAGCGCCTGGCGCGGCTGCTGCCCGTCGACACGCTGCTCGCCGGGCATGAGCGCATCACCCTCGAAGCCGCTGAGGCCGGCCGTTTCCTCTCGGGCCTGCGCCGGCGCGGCCCCTGGCCCGAGCTGGCGGCCGTAGCCGTCTATGGCGAGCAGCCCGCGGCGCTGCTGGGTCTGGGCCACGTGAGGGCGGGCGAACTGGTACCGGACCGGCTGCTGAGCCCCATTGAAATCCAGCAAATCCTGCAAGAAGAAGCACTGTCATCATGA
- the smpB gene encoding SsrA-binding protein SmpB, with protein sequence MAKKPQPPSARIAENKKAAFNYFFEERHEAGMVLHGWEVKALREGKAQLTEGYVVIKNGELFLIGCQIQPLKTASTHVSPDAARTKKLLMHKDEIRRLIGKVEQKGYTLVPLKLYWKDGRAKCEIALAKGKAEHDKRSTIKEREGKREVERAMKSRQR encoded by the coding sequence ATGGCCAAGAAACCACAACCACCGTCTGCGCGCATCGCCGAAAACAAGAAGGCCGCGTTCAACTACTTCTTCGAGGAACGCCACGAGGCGGGCATGGTGCTGCACGGCTGGGAGGTCAAGGCGCTGCGCGAAGGCAAGGCGCAGCTGACCGAGGGCTATGTGGTTATCAAGAACGGCGAGCTGTTTCTGATCGGCTGCCAGATCCAGCCGCTCAAGACCGCCTCCACCCACGTGAGCCCGGACGCGGCGCGCACCAAGAAGCTCTTGATGCACAAGGACGAGATCCGCCGCCTGATCGGCAAGGTGGAGCAAAAGGGCTACACCCTGGTGCCGCTCAAGCTCTACTGGAAGGACGGGCGCGCCAAGTGCGAGATTGCGCTGGCCAAGGGCAAGGCCGAGCACGACAAGCGCAGCACCATCAAGGAGCGCGAGGGCAAGCGCGAGGTGGAGCGCGCGATGAAGAGCCGCCAGCGCTGA
- the rbfA gene encoding 30S ribosome-binding factor RbfA: protein MKKHSGPHRDLRIADQIQRDLAELIRGLKDPRIGMCTLQAVEVTPDYAHAKVYFSVLVGDGEATQEALNQSAGFLRNGLFKRLAIHTVPTLHFIYDRTSERAADMNALIARAVASRSKDEDA from the coding sequence ATGAAGAAGCATTCCGGTCCCCATCGCGATTTGCGCATTGCCGACCAGATCCAGCGTGATCTGGCCGAGCTGATCCGCGGTCTGAAGGACCCGCGCATCGGCATGTGCACGCTGCAAGCGGTGGAAGTCACGCCCGACTATGCGCACGCCAAGGTCTACTTCAGCGTGCTGGTGGGCGATGGCGAGGCGACGCAGGAGGCGCTGAACCAGTCTGCGGGCTTTCTGCGCAACGGCCTGTTCAAGCGCCTTGCGATCCACACCGTGCCCACGCTGCATTTCATCTACGACCGCACCAGCGAGCGCGCGGCCGACATGAATGCGCTGATCGCGCGTGCCGTCGCCTCGCGCTCCAAAGACGAGGACGCATGA
- the typA gene encoding translational GTPase TypA: protein MSKQIRNIAIIAHVDHGKTTMVDQLLRQSGTFAAHEKVQDTVMDNNAIERERGITILAKNCAVTWNGTHINILDTPGHADFGGEVERALSMVDGVVLLIDAQEGPMPQTRFVTKKALALGLKPIVVVNKVDKPGARPDYVVNAAFDLFDKLGATDEQLDFPVVYASGINGWSSLTQGEPGEQWGPDMAPLFETILKHVPSVQGDPAAPVQMQVSALDYSTFVGRIGVGRINQGTLRAGQDVLVMAGPDGEKYKARVNQIHQFQGLDRVQVSEAGPDEIVLINGIEHIGIGETVTDIEDPRPLPMLKIDEPTLTMNFCVNTSPLAGREGKYVTSRQIWDRLQKELRSNVALRVKETSEDGVFEVSGRGELHLTILLEEMRREGYELAVSKPRVVFREIDGERCEPIELVTADVEENHQGGVMQALGERKGELVNMESDGRGRVRLEYRIPARGLIGFTNEFLNLTRGTGLISNIFDGYEPYKGEIGGRKNGVLISMDAGEIFTYALGKLDDRGRMFVKAGDPVYEGMIVGIHSRDNDLVVNATRTKQLTNFRVSGKEDAIKVTPPIDLTLEYGVEFIEDDELVEITPKSIRLRKRHLSEHERKRAAREERPD from the coding sequence ATGAGCAAGCAAATACGCAACATCGCCATCATTGCCCACGTGGACCATGGCAAGACCACCATGGTGGACCAGCTCCTGCGCCAGAGCGGCACCTTTGCCGCGCACGAAAAGGTGCAGGACACGGTGATGGACAACAACGCCATCGAGCGTGAACGCGGCATCACCATCCTGGCCAAGAACTGCGCCGTGACCTGGAACGGCACGCACATCAACATCCTGGATACCCCCGGCCACGCGGACTTCGGCGGCGAGGTGGAACGCGCGCTGTCCATGGTCGACGGCGTGGTGCTCCTGATCGACGCGCAGGAAGGCCCCATGCCGCAGACGCGCTTCGTCACCAAGAAGGCGCTGGCCCTGGGCCTCAAGCCCATCGTCGTGGTCAACAAGGTGGACAAGCCCGGCGCGCGCCCCGACTACGTGGTGAACGCCGCGTTCGACCTGTTCGACAAGCTGGGCGCCACCGACGAGCAACTGGACTTTCCCGTGGTCTATGCCTCGGGCATCAACGGCTGGAGCTCGCTCACGCAGGGCGAGCCGGGCGAGCAGTGGGGGCCGGACATGGCGCCGCTGTTCGAGACCATCCTCAAGCACGTGCCCTCGGTGCAGGGCGACCCGGCCGCACCGGTGCAGATGCAGGTCTCGGCGCTGGACTATTCCACCTTCGTCGGGCGCATCGGCGTGGGGCGCATCAACCAGGGCACGCTGCGCGCGGGCCAGGACGTGCTGGTCATGGCCGGGCCGGACGGCGAGAAATACAAGGCGCGCGTCAACCAGATCCACCAGTTCCAGGGGCTCGATCGCGTGCAGGTGAGCGAGGCCGGGCCCGATGAGATCGTGCTGATCAACGGCATAGAGCACATCGGCATCGGTGAGACCGTCACCGACATCGAAGACCCCCGGCCGCTGCCGATGCTCAAGATCGACGAGCCCACGCTGACCATGAATTTCTGCGTCAACACCAGTCCGCTGGCGGGGCGCGAGGGCAAGTACGTCACCAGCCGCCAGATCTGGGACCGGCTGCAGAAAGAGCTGCGCTCCAACGTCGCCCTGCGCGTGAAGGAAACCAGCGAGGACGGCGTGTTCGAGGTGTCGGGCCGCGGCGAGCTGCACCTGACCATCCTGCTGGAGGAAATGCGCCGCGAGGGCTATGAGCTGGCCGTCTCCAAGCCGCGCGTGGTGTTTCGCGAGATCGACGGCGAGCGCTGCGAGCCCATCGAGCTGGTCACCGCCGACGTGGAGGAAAACCACCAGGGCGGCGTGATGCAGGCGCTGGGTGAGAGGAAGGGCGAGCTCGTCAACATGGAAAGCGACGGGCGCGGGCGCGTGCGTCTGGAATACCGCATTCCGGCGCGCGGCCTGATCGGCTTTACCAATGAATTCCTCAACCTCACGCGCGGCACCGGCCTGATTTCCAACATCTTCGACGGCTACGAGCCCTACAAGGGCGAGATCGGCGGGCGCAAGAACGGCGTGCTGATCAGCATGGACGCGGGCGAGATCTTCACCTACGCGCTGGGCAAGCTCGACGACCGCGGGCGCATGTTCGTCAAGGCCGGTGACCCGGTGTACGAGGGCATGATCGTCGGCATCCACAGCCGCGACAACGACCTCGTCGTCAACGCCACGCGCACCAAGCAGCTGACCAACTTCCGCGTCAGCGGCAAGGAAGACGCGATCAAGGTCACGCCGCCGATCGATCTCACGCTCGAATACGGCGTGGAGTTCATCGAAGACGACGAACTCGTCGAGATCACGCCCAAGAGCATCCGCCTGCGCAAACGCCACCTGAGCGAGCATGAGCGCAAGCGCGCCGCGCGCGAAGAGCGCCCTGATTGA
- a CDS encoding TlpA disulfide reductase family protein, with amino-acid sequence MSTAEQRLFPDWEVSRWFNADAPVSLTDLRGQVVLVEAFQMLCPGCVSQALPLARKVHQMYGGQGLAVIGLHTVFEHHDAMQPHALEAFLYEYKIRFPVGVDQPLEHSPLPATMLRWQLQGTPSTLLIDRAGRLRAHHFGSIDELELGVVLGRLLAEDGIAAQPPGPVVHSADEGACTPAACPAPSTGR; translated from the coding sequence ATGAGCACTGCCGAACAACGCCTTTTCCCCGACTGGGAAGTCTCCCGCTGGTTCAATGCCGACGCCCCCGTGAGCCTCACTGACCTGCGCGGCCAGGTGGTGCTGGTTGAAGCCTTTCAAATGCTCTGCCCCGGCTGCGTCAGCCAGGCGCTGCCGCTGGCGCGCAAGGTGCACCAGATGTACGGCGGGCAGGGACTGGCCGTCATCGGCCTGCACACGGTGTTCGAGCACCACGACGCGATGCAGCCGCATGCGCTCGAAGCCTTCCTGTACGAATACAAGATCCGCTTTCCCGTCGGCGTGGACCAACCTCTGGAGCACAGCCCCTTGCCCGCCACCATGCTGCGTTGGCAGTTGCAGGGTACGCCCAGCACGCTGCTGATAGACAGGGCGGGGCGCCTGCGCGCCCACCATTTCGGCAGCATCGACGAGCTGGAGCTGGGGGTGGTGCTCGGGCGCTTGCTGGCTGAAGACGGGATCGCGGCCCAGCCGCCGGGCCCGGTCGTTCATTCAGCGGACGAAGGCGCTTGTACTCCAGCAGCCTGCCCCGCGCCCAGCACCGGGCGCTGA
- a CDS encoding type II toxin-antitoxin system RatA family toxin, whose translation MKTVHKSVLIWYTPQEMFDLVTDVPKYPEFLPWCDHAAVRSSDEHGMTAEVGISFAGVRKTFVTRNEHEAGRRVTIRLVEGPFSQLDGDWQFHPVGDGAQRACKVELRLHYGFSSRALAALVGPVFDRIAASLVDAFVERAQKVYG comes from the coding sequence ATGAAGACCGTCCACAAATCCGTTCTGATCTGGTACACGCCGCAAGAGATGTTCGACCTGGTCACGGATGTGCCCAAATACCCCGAGTTCCTGCCCTGGTGCGACCATGCCGCCGTGCGCAGCAGCGACGAGCACGGCATGACCGCCGAGGTGGGCATCAGCTTTGCGGGCGTGCGCAAGACCTTCGTCACGCGCAACGAGCATGAAGCCGGCCGGCGCGTGACCATCCGCCTGGTGGAGGGCCCGTTTTCGCAGCTCGACGGCGACTGGCAGTTCCATCCCGTGGGCGACGGCGCCCAGCGCGCCTGCAAGGTGGAACTGCGGCTGCACTATGGTTTTTCCAGTCGCGCGCTGGCGGCGCTGGTGGGGCCGGTGTTCGACCGCATTGCCGCCTCGCTCGTCGACGCCTTCGTCGAACGCGCCCAGAAAGTCTATGGCTGA
- a CDS encoding enoyl-CoA hydratase/isomerase family protein has product MQDAEVLTEVRGQIGCITLNRPRALNALSLGMVRTLFATLQAWDQNPQVLAIAIRGSNKEGPFGAFCAGGDIRFLHQGATQGDPRVEDFFTEEYILNHLTHHLSKPYIAFMDGVVMGGGMGISQGASLRIVTERTKMAMPETGIGLFPDVGGGYFLSRCPGHAGEWLALTGETIGAQQAVALHLADAILPSEKLAEVWEALGQQSFADGAAVQSWVASQTVAAGAEQAGVRAEFDQYFSLPDVSAIIAALEASEGDWERATAATLRQRSPLMLHVVLQQIRRARGMTLAEDLRMERDLVRHCFHLRPGESETLEGIRALAIDKDRNPQWKPARIEEVDPQLVQAFFTSPWPQALHPLARLA; this is encoded by the coding sequence ATGCAAGATGCGGAAGTCCTCACCGAAGTGCGCGGCCAGATCGGCTGCATTACCCTGAACCGTCCCCGGGCGCTCAATGCGCTGTCGCTCGGCATGGTGCGCACCCTGTTTGCCACCTTGCAGGCCTGGGACCAGAACCCGCAGGTTCTTGCCATCGCGATCCGCGGCAGCAACAAGGAGGGACCCTTTGGCGCCTTCTGCGCCGGGGGGGACATCCGCTTTCTGCACCAGGGCGCCACCCAGGGCGACCCGCGGGTGGAGGATTTCTTCACCGAGGAATACATCCTCAACCACCTCACGCACCATCTGTCCAAGCCCTACATCGCCTTCATGGACGGCGTGGTCATGGGCGGCGGCATGGGCATCAGCCAGGGCGCGAGCCTGCGCATCGTCACCGAGCGCACCAAGATGGCCATGCCCGAAACCGGCATCGGCCTGTTCCCCGACGTGGGCGGGGGCTATTTCCTCTCGCGCTGCCCCGGGCACGCGGGCGAGTGGCTGGCGCTGACCGGTGAGACCATAGGCGCGCAGCAGGCCGTGGCGCTGCATCTGGCCGATGCCATCCTGCCGTCGGAAAAGCTGGCCGAGGTCTGGGAGGCACTGGGCCAGCAAAGCTTTGCCGACGGGGCTGCGGTGCAAAGCTGGGTTGCTTCTCAAACGGTAGCTGCTGGCGCAGAGCAGGCGGGCGTCAGAGCCGAATTTGACCAATATTTTTCACTGCCCGACGTGTCCGCCATCATCGCCGCGCTGGAAGCCTCTGAAGGCGATTGGGAGCGTGCCACCGCCGCCACGCTGCGCCAGCGCTCGCCGCTGATGCTGCATGTGGTGCTGCAGCAGATCCGCCGTGCACGCGGCATGACGCTGGCCGAAGACCTGCGCATGGAGCGCGATCTGGTGCGCCACTGCTTTCACCTGCGCCCCGGCGAGAGCGAAACCCTGGAAGGCATACGGGCGCTGGCCATCGACAAGGACCGCAATCCGCAGTGGAAGCCGGCACGCATCGAAGAGGTGGACCCGCAGCTGGTGCAAGCCTTCTTCACCAGCCCCTGGCCGCAGGCGCTGCACCCGCTGGCGCGCCTGGCCTGA